A stretch of Rhododendron vialii isolate Sample 1 chromosome 4a, ASM3025357v1 DNA encodes these proteins:
- the LOC131322834 gene encoding uncharacterized protein LOC131322834 produces MGDLIFDDQDVVSRLTSDAPPTHYTVKIQLFSLLTANNIERYDSGDFEAGGYKWKLAICPNGNKSKNIKDHLSVYLVMSEANLLKPGWEVHAVFRLFLLDQNKDNYLILQDTSGKRNRFHGMKMECGFDQFIPLKTFTNIGNGYLVNDTCIFGAEVFISKEGTTGKGESLSMVKDAITYKQQCKIENFSKLNVECYDSKEFNAGDHKWKIQVYPKGKGSGAGTHISLYLALADTSTLPPNSKIYVELKLRIVDQINAKDYSGKATYWFSASRKECGGSRFTTLTHFNQPGMGLLVKDTCLVEAELTIHGVASPV; encoded by the exons ATGGGAGATCTTATCTTTGATGACCAAGatg TGGTTTCAAGATTAACTTCAGATGCGCCACCAACACACTATACTGTCAAGATTCAGTTATTTTCATTACTAACAGCAAACAATATAGAGAGATACGACTCTGGTGATTTTGAAGCTGGAGGCTACAAATG GAAATTAGCCATCTGTCCAAAtggaaacaaaagcaaaaacattAAAGATCACCTCTCTGTTTACTTGGTAATGTCGGAAGCAAATTTGCTGAAACCTGGCTGGGAGGTCCATGCTGTTTTCCGACTGTTCCTGCTTGATCAAAACAAGGACAACTACTTAATACTTCAAG ATACATCGGGAAAGAGAAACCGGTTTCATGGAATGAAGATGGAATGCGGTTTTGACCAGTTCATCCCTCTCAAAACATTTACCAATATTGGCAACGGGTATCTTGTCAATGACACTTGCATCTTTGGGGCAGAGGTCTTCATCAGCAAGGAGGGAACTACAGGCAAAGGAGAGTCTTTGTCGATGGTTAAGGATGCCATTACTTACAAGCAGCAATGCAAAATTGAGAACTTCTCAAAGTTGAATGTGGAGTGCTATGATTCCAAGGAATTCAACGCTGGAGATCATAAATG GAAGATACAAGTATATCCCAAGGGAAAAGGCAGTGGTGCTGGTACCCATATATCTCTGTATCTAGCTCTGGCTGATACTTCTACGCTTCCTCCAAATTCTAAAATATATGTAGAGCTTAAATTGCGCATAGTGGACCAGATAAATGCTAAGGATTACTCCGGTAAAG CAACTTACTGGTTCAGTGCTTCAAGGAAGGAATGCGGTGGGAGCAGATTTACCACACTCACTCATTTCAATCAGCCTGGCATGGGTCTTTTGGTGAAGGATACTTGCCTGGTGGAAGCGGAGCTCACTATCCACGGGGTGGCTAGCCCTGTGTAA
- the LOC131322835 gene encoding uncharacterized protein LOC131322835 isoform X2, translating to MAPGGLEEPLANLVVVDAAVGISNGDDGPTTSSNEENCGVQVTSFTEVLDDVTLHFQIIRLQKQNNAVSVTNILGGGSDNAGSGTARRIVLKTGLNVILACNIPKNSPMLEADAEKMLVRKLINLGYAMPKSDGSSS from the exons ATGGCACCTGGAGGGTTAGAAGAACCATTGGCTAATTTGGTTGTTGTTGATGCCGCGGTGGGAATTAGTAATGGAGACGACGGACCAACAACATCGTCAAATGAGGAGAATTGCGGTGTGCAGGTCACGTCCTTTACCGAGGTGTTGGATGATGTTACCCTTCACTTCCAGATCATACGTCTTCAAAAACAG AACAATGCAGTGAGTGTAACTAACATACTTGGAGGAGGTTCTGATAATGCAGGATCTGGCACTGCCCGTCGAATAG TTTTGAAGACCGGTCTAAATGTGATCCTTGCTTGTAACATCCCAAAGAACAGTCCCATGCTTGAG GCTGATGCTGAAAAAATGCTGGTGCGCAAGCTAATTAACCTGGGGTATGCAATGCCAAAATCCGATGGATCATCTTCATAG
- the LOC131323166 gene encoding major pollen allergen Ole e 10-like, whose amino-acid sequence MLVLAQRMMMSKQSLAFAVLALTCFLCFTPCTESLAVGNEGKQVGLLVFDVANNYPTKHKIQNHGLNEATANYQKGDPKPVEATASLSTHNQKIPSTASPQPRDKKESENQCRWCIAKPSTSAAKLDEIIQYCCTQYGIDCGVIQYGGACYTPATNKVSDASVVMNLYYNLAGKNDFNCYFGGSGLIVTQDPSVDECFYA is encoded by the exons ATGTTGGTTCTTGCTCAAAGAATGATGATGTCAAAGCAGTCTCTAGCCTTCGCTGTTCTTGCTCTCACTTGCTTTCTGTGTTTCACCCCATGCACAG AGTCACTGGCTGTTGGAAATGAAGGAAAACAG GTTGGACTGCTTGTGTTTGATGTTGCAAACAATTATCCTACTAAGCATAAAATCCAGAATCATGGGCTCAATGAAGCTACTGCCAA CTACCAAAAAGGAGACCCTAAGCCAGTTGAGGCAACTGCTTCTTTGTCTACGCACAATCAGAAGATACCTTCTACAGCCTCACCCCAACCACGTGACAAGAAGGAAAGCGAGAACCAATGCCGATGGTGCATTGCTAAGCCATCCACTTCAGCTGCTAAACTTGATGAGATTATCCAGTACTGCTGCACCCAGTACGGAATTGATTGCGGAGTCATCCAATATGGCGGTGCATGTTACACCCCCGCCACCAACAAAGTCTCTGATGCATCGGTGGTTATGAATCTTTACTACAACCTTGCCGGAAAGAATGACTTCAACTGCTATTTCGGGGGCAGCGGCCTCATTGTCACCCAGGACCCAT CTGTTGACGAATGCTTCTACGCTTGA
- the LOC131322835 gene encoding uncharacterized protein LOC131322835 isoform X1, which produces MAPGGLEEPLANLVVVDAAVGISNGDDGPTTSSNEENCGVQVTSFTEVLDDVTLHFQIIRLQKQIYAWIGCNSVKFGHLYAAAPTRPNNAVSVTNILGGGSDNAGSGTARRIVLKTGLNVILACNIPKNSPMLEADAEKMLVRKLINLGYAMPKSDGSSS; this is translated from the exons ATGGCACCTGGAGGGTTAGAAGAACCATTGGCTAATTTGGTTGTTGTTGATGCCGCGGTGGGAATTAGTAATGGAGACGACGGACCAACAACATCGTCAAATGAGGAGAATTGCGGTGTGCAGGTCACGTCCTTTACCGAGGTGTTGGATGATGTTACCCTTCACTTCCAGATCATACGTCTTCAAAAACAG ATCTATGCATGGATTGGTTGCAACTCTGTCAAATTTGGACACTTGTATGCAGCTGCACCCACCCGACCT AACAATGCAGTGAGTGTAACTAACATACTTGGAGGAGGTTCTGATAATGCAGGATCTGGCACTGCCCGTCGAATAG TTTTGAAGACCGGTCTAAATGTGATCCTTGCTTGTAACATCCCAAAGAACAGTCCCATGCTTGAG GCTGATGCTGAAAAAATGCTGGTGCGCAAGCTAATTAACCTGGGGTATGCAATGCCAAAATCCGATGGATCATCTTCATAG